The following proteins come from a genomic window of Alicyclobacillus dauci:
- a CDS encoding alpha/beta hydrolase, translating into MSSTSQRKIESHTIQSVHLNEERTVKVFVPHNYDPSVPLPIVYCHDGLEFFTHGRVATIANDLMTAGEIPPFLIAGIAVNMEHRRADYSMDGARHESYQKFVVDECLPMLDELYAVNGDKRLMAGISLGAVASLSFMLTYPQFFHTLILFSGAYFPPVQERIQEEPDLSRLAAYLFIGDEETQANTPSGVYNFFEYNENMRDILIDKGAEVDFHVGPGNHIWGVWQKQLPNALRWLGKHI; encoded by the coding sequence GTGAGTTCGACGTCACAACGAAAGATCGAATCCCATACCATCCAGAGTGTTCATTTAAACGAGGAGAGAACCGTTAAGGTTTTTGTTCCCCACAATTACGATCCGTCCGTCCCCCTACCCATCGTTTACTGTCATGACGGTCTCGAATTCTTCACTCACGGACGCGTCGCCACGATAGCCAATGATTTGATGACTGCCGGCGAAATACCGCCGTTTTTGATCGCCGGGATCGCGGTCAACATGGAACATCGCCGTGCGGATTACTCTATGGATGGAGCACGGCACGAGTCCTATCAGAAGTTCGTTGTCGACGAGTGTCTGCCGATGTTGGACGAGCTGTACGCAGTGAACGGAGACAAGCGCCTTATGGCTGGAATTTCACTAGGTGCCGTCGCCTCACTCAGCTTCATGCTGACGTATCCGCAGTTCTTTCATACACTGATTCTGTTTTCGGGTGCGTATTTCCCCCCTGTTCAAGAAAGAATTCAAGAGGAACCGGATCTCAGTCGTCTCGCCGCTTACCTGTTTATCGGAGATGAGGAGACACAGGCGAACACGCCATCAGGAGTCTATAACTTCTTCGAGTACAACGAAAATATGCGGGACATTTTGATTGACAAAGGTGCTGAAGTTGACTTCCACGTGGGACCGGGGAACCATATCTGGGGCGTTTGGCAAAAGCAGTTACCGAACGCCCTGCGCTGGCTGGGCAAGCATATTTGA
- the pdhA gene encoding pyruvate dehydrogenase (acetyl-transferring) E1 component subunit alpha, whose product MSKTVAEHSVSYVQVLDENGKVTNKDLVPDLKDEQLRELMSRMVFTRILDQRAIKLTRQGRLGFYAPVAGQEASMIGSEFATTKEDFIVPGYRDLPQCVYHGYPLEKLFLYSRGHQEGGRVPEDVNVMMPQIIIGAQIVQTPGIALAFKLRGEKRVAVTYTGDGGTSQGDFYEGMNFAGAMQLPAVFFVQNNQYAISVPREKQTAAETLAQKAIAAGIRGVQVDGMDILGVYTVMHEAVERARNGEGPTMIEAVTFRYGPHTMSGDDPTRYRTKETESTWEKRDPLIRFRTYLEEKGLWSQEEEEKVIEQAKDTITEALKKADSAAKMKLTDLIDVMFEEPTIELKRQRAEITGEGAN is encoded by the coding sequence ATGAGCAAAACGGTCGCAGAACACTCAGTTTCGTACGTTCAAGTCCTGGACGAAAACGGTAAAGTGACAAACAAAGATCTCGTGCCGGATTTGAAAGACGAACAATTACGTGAACTGATGTCCCGCATGGTTTTTACACGCATTTTAGATCAACGTGCTATCAAACTCACTCGTCAAGGACGTTTAGGGTTTTACGCGCCGGTCGCTGGGCAAGAGGCTTCTATGATCGGGAGCGAGTTTGCGACAACAAAAGAAGACTTCATCGTCCCGGGTTACCGTGACCTTCCACAATGTGTGTATCACGGATATCCGCTAGAGAAGCTGTTCCTCTACTCGCGAGGTCATCAAGAAGGTGGCCGAGTGCCAGAGGATGTCAACGTGATGATGCCGCAAATTATCATCGGTGCTCAAATTGTTCAGACACCAGGTATCGCCCTCGCCTTCAAACTACGCGGTGAAAAGCGGGTTGCCGTTACCTACACTGGCGACGGCGGAACATCCCAGGGCGACTTCTATGAAGGCATGAACTTCGCTGGTGCAATGCAACTGCCGGCGGTCTTCTTTGTTCAAAACAACCAATACGCAATTTCCGTACCGCGCGAAAAACAGACAGCTGCCGAAACACTGGCCCAAAAGGCTATCGCGGCTGGTATTCGCGGCGTCCAAGTCGATGGTATGGATATTCTCGGCGTGTACACGGTCATGCACGAAGCGGTTGAACGTGCGCGTAACGGTGAGGGTCCGACGATGATCGAGGCCGTCACATTCCGCTACGGTCCGCACACCATGTCCGGTGACGATCCGACACGGTACCGCACCAAAGAGACTGAAAGCACATGGGAAAAGCGCGATCCCCTTATCCGCTTCCGCACCTATCTGGAAGAAAAGGGTCTCTGGTCTCAAGAAGAAGAAGAGAAAGTGATTGAACAAGCGAAAGACACCATTACTGAGGCGCTGAAAAAGGCCGACTCCGCAGCCAAGATGAAGCTGACAGACCTCATTGATGTGATGTTCGAGGAACCTACCATCGAACTGAAGCGCCAACGTGCCGAGATCACTGGCGAGGGGGCGAACTGA